The following DNA comes from Rosa rugosa chromosome 5, drRosRugo1.1, whole genome shotgun sequence.
gtatatttttttttttttggtatttcatAAATTTATGTAGGAATAAATATACGTatacttatttcaaaaaaatatatatatacatatacttttattttgttattaattttatatttacttttattctttccttttttttttttgaaaaatatatttacttttattcaaaatacaTGATTTTGTACTATTATTTGgtgcaaaaaaataaaaatacacaCACGCATATATAAATCTAGTaggccacattttaattctTCGCCTCAGGCCGTTAGAATCTCAGGACTAGCCCTGATTGTAGTCTatcaaaacttacataagaaatctgGTAAGAAAATCCGGAACCTacctaagctaaagcaaaccATTAAAGATCACTGGAGcgctcacatttaagcaagtctatacaagaatgaaaaaacgtcgcctcctacggaaaaaaaatcattcaactagccctcatTTGTCAATCACACAATCGCGGTACAAGCAAGAAattagaaacgtcatagaagactcacaGAAGGTTATCGAACCTTACACAGGCTCAATACCCAAAGACATTAGGCCCCAGATTGCCTTGACATGAGCTCAACCCcgtaggcccaagcccaaatcaaGTCTTGCCTATCAGGAAGGCTCCCTTGCCTCATCAACCCAAAGTTGAACtcaagcccaaacccaagcaaaTAGAGGAGGAGCCTCATTGCACTGCTGCTCCTTTGCCTCTGCCTGCCGTCATGTCCTCCGGCAGTAGATCTTTCCACCACAGCATCAGATTGAGTAGGAACAGCCTAGTCTCGGCTGCAGCAATCCTCAACCACGCCTCGCCGGAACACGAATGAAGCCCACTGGCATAAAAACCAGTTCTTTCTCCGAAATTCAGCAAAACAACCCGCAAATATTCCTCCTCGCTCTAGATCTGACAAATCAACCCAAGCCATAAACCTTTCCTTGACAGCAAAGTCTTCTTCCTCATTCACTTATGACAAATGAATCCCAACTGCACCATCGCTAGGCACGACGACAGAGTCGAAGTGCACCGCCGCTGCTATACtcagaaaccctaggtttctTGCATTGAGATATTTAAAGGAGTGTGGATTGCAAACTAAGGAGTGAGAATTCCACTTTTCCAAAATTATGAGCAAAAGATGAAATAAAATAGTGTGACAATCCATGTCATGCTTTTTGTACCCTAAAATGATAAAATCATTCATCTATTTACCAATAATTTGCATGATATGTTACAATATAATAAATATACACTTTACTCTTTGATCAAAAGTTTAAAATTGTTACGCAACTTTAAAATAGTTGAtcttaaatttaaattttgattcAAAGATGTTGGAGTCAACTAAAAGTAAGTTTACTGATAATTTGCATAAAATGTTCAATACATAAACCTTTTTTTGCAACACACAACAATGAAATAGGAGCTCTATATCTCCATTTCAGTAGCCTTCCCCCAAAAGCTCATAAATTTGCTCTTGCATTTCAATTTGCATTGCAATCTTGATTGTACATTCTATTGGTGAAGATTTGAAGATCATTCTCCTCTGTTTCAGACTGGAAACTTGTATGTTGATATCAGAATTTTCTGTAAACATGACTCTTTGTAAAGAATTTAATTATTGCAGCGAACATGCAAACTGAATGTCCAATTTGAGTTTCAATGTAATGAtacattaatttttttcattactAATTTAGGTATAATAAAAAATTGGGGGCAAATACTCTTACATTGATGTAAAAAGTTGTGCACAACACATTATTATGTTTTTAAGGTTGTTTCACCATGTATGCTTTACGGTTAATAGAATGCTTGTTTGAATCTTGTAATGTCATGAGCTAAATTTCCAAGCTCACCTTAAATTTCACAAATCCAAGCAATTTCTCTCTacgaaaaacaaaagcaactctccttgtcttctccaagtttGGAGTGGGAAGAAGTCGAAAAATCTGCATAAACCAGTCATCACCAAACTGAGCCGGGCCTAAGCGATTTCATTTCTGTCTGGGCTTCCAGATTTTGGGCCTTTTATTAGGCTTTTGTATTTCTCTGGCAGGAGATCTGGTTCTCTTGGGCCCTTCTATGCTGGGCTTGGAGCCTACTACTTTACTACATTTTCATCaccatagaaaaaaaaaaaaaaaaaaaccattctcttcctttcttctctctctgcgCTTCTTCTCTACGCTTGTTCTGCTTTCAGTGGCCTCCGAAATCCAAACGCGAAAACTCCGACTTCCTTCTTCGCCTTTGAGGCAGCCATGGGTTCCGGTATCTTTCGAatattcacaatttttttttcttttttttttctttccacaATTAGGGTTCCTGACCAGTTAATTTCGATGGAAAATCAGTGAATGCAGCAGCATCATGTTTACGTTGCCTTGGTTTTGTGTGCAGATGCTGATATGGAGGATTACGGATTCGAGTACTCGGACGAAGAGCCTGAGGAGCAGGACGTTGATATTGAGAACCAGTATTACAACTCCAAAGGTATTATTATTATTCGTTTTGGAGCTTTCGATTTTTCATCTAAATTCTTAGCCTTTCTTTTAGTTAGTTAGGGTTTCAAATTTGTTACTTATTTTTTTGTGTGATTATCTCTCAGGTTTGGTTGAGACTGATCCAGAAGGAGCGCTTTCAGGATTTGAAGAAGTAATTCGCATGGAGCCTGACAAGGCTGAGTGGTGAGTTATACTTTTTCTGCAAAAATTAAATGAAAGCCTTAATATTTAGGGTGTTCTATTTCGATTTGTTTAGAGGATTTGGGGGTTGATAAAGTGTGTACAATGATATAACAAGCCCAATTGTTAAATGGAGTTAGAGCTTAGAGAGGGGAAAATGCCGCGGCAGTTATATTGAGTGCTTGAGTTAGGAGGAAAGAAACAGACATCTCCTTATATTGTTCACACGAGAAACTGTCAAAATGTTGGAAATCTAGGAGGTCAATTCATTTGTTGGTTTATctgtaatttttaattttttttttctttccaggGGATTTAAATCTTTGAAGCAAACTGTGAAGATCTATTACCGTCTCAGGAGGTataaagagatgatggattcataCAGGGAGATGTTGACATATATCAAATCAGCTGTAACACGGAATTACAGCGAAAAATGTATAAATAACATTATGGATTTTGTGTCCGGGTCAGCTAGTCAGAACTCTGGTCTCCTGCAAGATTTTTATCAGACCACTCTAAAGGCCCTTGAAGAGGCAAAGAATGAGGTCTGAATAAAATCCTTTACTTTTGCAATATGGTTTTCTTTCTATTTGAATTCATCAGTAAGTGATTAGGGTCTGGTTCAAGAGTTTTGTTGAGTAGGGCTTATCTTTCTTTATGTATTAAGTGATTTTCCTGCAATAAGTCACATGCCATATTCTGACTTCTTGTGCAGAGGCTTTGGTTCAAGACAAATCTTAAGCTTTGCAAAATTTGGTTTGATATGAGTGAATATGGGCGAATGAGTAAGGTATCTATTTATCTTTATTACCTCTTGGCATCATATTATGCATATTGTGATCTTCATAGGCTGGGAATAACCTTTGTTGCACTATTAGATTTTGAAGGAACTCCACAAATCTTGTCAAAAAGAAGATGGTACTGATGATCAAAAGAAAGGAAGTCAACTTTTGGAGGTTTATGCAATTGAGATTCAAATGTACACTGAGactaaaaataacaaaaagctaAAGGTAAGAATCTTTGTTATATGCTTAATACCTTTATGTTTCTCTGTGATCGATGAACTGTATCTCTATCTCGGTTTTTTGTGTGACGTGTTGGATTCATTTGGTCAAAGCAGAAAAGTATGATTTTAAATACTGGGCTGGCTTATTTATTTGGAAATAATCTGTTCTTCATCTTGTTCGATGGTTATCCAAATGAGTCATAGTAGCTATGCTGTGGGAATGTTGGATTTTTCtaaatttgtatatatatatatatatatatatatatatatatatatatatatataaaagaaccTGTTAATAGTTTGTTGTGTTGTGACAATATAATGTATTTTTGGTAGGTACTATCACAGAGGCACTTAGTGGTTGTTTGTTGTGAGAATTTAATGGATCTTCATAGTTTGTGTTCTATATTTCAAAAATGCCCAACAAGTCCCCTAACTTTGTCTTTGTAGTAATGTTTCATCACTAAAATACATTGCAAAATTTCGTTACTTTGTGTGTTTCTGTTTACCTTTGTGCCCAAGTAGCATCTGACTCTACATTGAATGCAGCAATTATACCAAAAAGCTCTTGCAATCAAGTCAGCAATACCTCATCCTAGGATCATGGGAATAATTCGTGAGTGTGGGGGTAAGATGCATATGACAGAGCGTCAGTGGGCAGAGGCCGCCACTGATTTTTTTGAAGCTTTCAAGAACTATGATGAAGCAGGGAACCAGAGGCGTATACAATGCTTGAAGTATGTTCTCTGCTGCCAATTATTTTTCATTCGATCCAGTATATTTATAAATGACACTCTactatctatctctctctctctctctctatatatatatatccaattGTTTTTAGTCCTTAAATTGGTGGTGAGTCTACTCCTTGTTTTGTCATTTGTAAGGAGCAAGTTATTTTGGTTGTTGGGTTGATAACATTATCCCACCTTTAACTATGAAGCCATACTATAAGTACGCATAAGGTTGGAAGTCATACTATATGTAAAATACATCATTTAATACATGAAAGTAATGAAGATGCTTTCACATGATACACTGGAAGACCATAAGGATTAAGTGCCCACATATTTTGGATATAAGACAGTTAATCTTATTTTACCATAGGGGCTTTTGTGTGAGTGGTTACTAATTTTAGTAGCAAATTTCTTGATAGGTCAGATAGGTGTTTGGTATTGATGCAAACTTAAGTGTCAATTTTGTTAAGATTATTGAAATTGAGGGCTACTGCAACTTGACAAAGCATCTAACTGTTAGTTCCATGATGAAACTTAGTTTGGATGATGTCTTGGGGTCACCTCTCAGCTAAGTAAATTGGGCTAGGCTATATATACAATACATGTAATTTCTGGATATAATTCTTTATAAATTTAAGGACGTGCCTTATATCTTGTATTAATTTCTCCATCTTCAATTTTCATGGCCCTGCAGATATTTAGTTCTGGCTAATATGCTGATGCAGTCTGAGGTTAATCCATTTGATGGTCAAGAAGCAAAGCCGTAAGTTTTGAAAAAGACACAATTTCTATGATGTGGCTCTTTTTTATTCACTGGTCTGAGTATTTCTGTTCTACAGGTATAAAAATGATCCTGAGATCTTGGCAATGACAAATCTGGTAGCAGCATATCAACGAAATGAGATATTGGAGTTCGAAAAAATTCTGAAGGTGTAGTTATTGTACCTAATATGGTATTATGTGGGATGTTAATTTGTCCTCTGCGTGTGTGCTAAATTTTGCTCTTTCTTTTTGCCTTGCTTCCCTCAATAGagtttctctttttattttcttcagaGTAATAGGAAGACAATTATGGATGATCCATTCATTCGAAACTATATTGAAGATCTGTTGAAGAATATTAGAACACAAGTGCTGCTTAAACTAATCAAGCCGTACACACGAATCCGAATTCCCTTCATATCAAAGGTGAACCCTAGTTTTTATCTTTTGTTGTTGTAGATAATGCATTGTTATGCTTATTTAGTTATTAATTCTTTAAAAACATTTGGAATTGTAGCCATTATCCCTCAGAAACTAAGCTTTTTTGATGTTCAGGAACTTAATGTCCCTGAGAAAGATGTTGAGCAGCTCTTGGTTTCACTAATTTTAGATAACAAAATCGATGGACATATTGATCAGGTGAACCAGCTCATGGAGCGCGGTGACAGGTATGTTTTTACTTGATTtgtgattttattttttgtgttttaCTTTAAATGATTGCCACTGATTCATTGGCAAATACTGCAGGTCGAAGGGAAGGAAGAAGTATGCTGCCGTAGATAAATGGAACACACAGCTGAAGTCTCTTTCTCAAACTATTGGTAACCGAGTATATTGAGAAGTTGAGAACGATTGTGCTTCTGACCTCATTCTGTATGGTGCCAGTTTTTTGTTGTTATGTCATGGCTTGAGTTGAGTTCCAACTTTACCCATTTGAGGTAAAAATGCTTGATGGTGAATGTGATTATGAGCTTTAAGTTTAGATTTTTGCTCATAAGAATTTCTCTGTGATAGTGTAGATGTCGCTACTCATCTGTGATAGCATTTGTGCTAAAACAATTCTAATACCAAGTTTTGGAGAGAGCAAATTCAAATAATGTCATATTCAAGCATTACAGAAATGCTTGATTCGATTCAAAATAGAAgtgtcatggtgattgtgggcTTGCTCTTTGTAGTGCGTATAACCTGCATTGTCCAACTAAGAGGCCCAATGATGATAACAACTTGTTATAGGCCCAATAACGTACGCCTAGCAATATGAAGCAAAAGCAAGTCATGTGATCCAAAACAATGAAGATATGAACGTTACATGAAACAAATAGCGTGACTGTCTAACTTGTGTATTCATGCTCTGAACTGTAACGGGAGTAGCTGCATGATATGTTGCAATATATacaactttcaatttcaatgccTCGTTGGAAATTGGAAATTTAGAATTGTCAGGCTTTTGGTCAAATATAATAATATATGGTTTTTAATTATTTCCCGATTCAAATATTTGAATTTAGCTTAAGATATTGGGGTCAATTAAATATATCCTTTGTTGGCAATAAGAATCCAGTTGGATTTCCTCTGTCATTTTTGTTTAGATTAATACTTTATGAAGCTctttaaaataaatttcataACATTGTTATTGTTGTGAAAATACGACATAACTCAAATAATAATTGGATTGCATTCAAACTAAGCACTAACAGACACAAAGGTGTTCCTTGGGCAGCGAACCAGGCAGCCGTGTTTTCTCTCTAACCGCatctagggtttagggttttctcGCGTCTGCAGCTTTCATTCAAACATCAATGGCAATTGATGCAATGGCCGCACGTCTCGCTGCCTCTCTTGCTCTGGCGGAGGGGAAGAGGCCTGTGGATTTGCGTCCATCCAAAGGACTGCGACAACATGAGGCTTTCATGGTGGGGAAGCTTCTCACAGCGCGGGACTATACGCGCCGCTCGTTTCTGGGGATGTTCCGATCTGCATGGAG
Coding sequences within:
- the LOC133709387 gene encoding COP9 signalosome complex subunit 2-like, with the protein product MGSDADMEDYGFEYSDEEPEEQDVDIENQYYNSKGLVETDPEGALSGFEEVIRMEPDKAEWGFKSLKQTVKIYYRLRRYKEMMDSYREMLTYIKSAVTRNYSEKCINNIMDFVSGSASQNSGLLQDFYQTTLKALEEAKNERLWFKTNLKLCKIWFDMSEYGRMSKILKELHKSCQKEDGTDDQKKGSQLLEVYAIEIQMYTETKNNKKLKQLYQKALAIKSAIPHPRIMGIIRECGGKMHMTERQWAEAATDFFEAFKNYDEAGNQRRIQCLKYLVLANMLMQSEVNPFDGQEAKPYKNDPEILAMTNLVAAYQRNEILEFEKILKSNRKTIMDDPFIRNYIEDLLKNIRTQVLLKLIKPYTRIRIPFISKELNVPEKDVEQLLVSLILDNKIDGHIDQVNQLMERGDRSKGRKKYAAVDKWNTQLKSLSQTIGNRVY